The DNA window ATTCCTGGTTTGTGAATAAATTAAGACTTTCTACCTTTGATTGGCTGCTCACTAATACAACTTCTGGGGCTTCAGCAGCTGGCAAAGATGCCACCGCGACCGTGACGAAAACAGTAAAGGCAACTTTTTCTCTTTCTTATCAGTATGGCAATCAGCCGATGCTTATTTTCAAACACATTCCAAAATGGTACTACAATATTACTAAATTTATGATTCCCAACACTGATGTCGCCTTTTTTATGCAAAAAACAATGACAGTTTTTGAATTATTGATTGGATTGGCCTTGATTTTTGGCGTCTTTACCTGGCTGTCTTCAGCGGCTTCGGTTGCCTTTGTCACAATTTTCTCACTGAGTTCAATGTTTTATTGGACAAATATTTGGATGATCCCAATTGCGATCGCGGTCATGAATGGTTCGGGCAGAACTTTTGGCATTGACAAGTATCTCCAGCCTTGGTTGCAAAAACACTTAGGCAATTGGTGGTATGGCAAAACAAAATCGTCTTACAAATGATTACAATATGAGCTGAAATTCCCTGGTTCAATGTCATCCAAAGTGAGGATCAATGAAGCTCTCCGATAGTTTAAAAAAATATTTTAAAATGATCAAACCACTGGATTTTCTAATTGTCCTTTCTTTGATCCTGCTCTCTTTTGCACCGCTAATTATTTTTTCTTATCAGGAGCAAAGCAGGCAGACAGTTGGCAGACAAATTATTTTAACAGCTGTCATTAGTCACGCAGGTAAGGTGGTCCGCAGGATTCAGCTGACTGATCATAAAGGTATTACTAAATACCGTTTTACAAACGGTGAAGCTTTTAATGACGTTGTTGCTACTGGCAAAAAAATTAAAATTGTAGAAGCAAACTGCCCTGACCAAATCTGCGTCAATCACGCCTCAATTGATCGGGCCGGTGAATCAATCGTCTGTTTGCCACATAAATTAATTGTTGAAATCAGATCGAGCAATGGAAAAAATACCGGAGGATTAGTGAATTGAATTATTCCTCAGACAAAACCAGGCAGTACATCTATATCTCATTACTTTGCGCTCAGGGCGTGATCATTGGCCTGATCGAGCGTATGATTCCCTTCCCTTTTGCCTTTGCTCCAGGTGCCAAATTAGGATTAGCAAACATCATCACGATTCTGTCTCTATATACATTGCCAGTCTCTGAGAGTTTCCTGTTAATGATGATGCGTTTAATTCTAACGAGCCTGCTTGGCGGAACAATGTCGACTTTTCTATACTCGGCTACCGGCGCCGGCTTGTCTTGGATCGGCATGCTTTTGATCAAACAGCTTGGGAATAAACACGTTTCTATGATCGGCATTTCTGCAGCTGGTGGTATTTTATTTAATGTTGGCCAACTAACGGTTGCCAGCTGGATCGCTGGTTCTTGGACAGTCATGCTATACATGCCAGTGCTATCCTTTATTGGTATTTTAGCCGGAATCGCAGTCGGTATCATCGCCAATTTTCTTTTTGAACACGTCGCAACCTTATCGCGTCTACGCTTTGAATTTAAACAACCCAAAAAGAGGACGCAAGCATGAAAATCAATGCAATCTGGGATCAATATCCAATGATCAAAGACGAATTAGGTCAAACACTAGATCTTATGGCGCAAAATATTAGAGCTGATAATCAGCCTATTGCTCAGGCTATTTTGCACATGGTTGGTTCTGGCGGCAAACTATTGCGCCCAGCATACCTATTGCTGTTTTCAATGTTTAAAGCAACCGATCGTCACAAAATGATCGCCCTAGCTGCTGCCGTTGAAACACTGCATACTGCCACCTTGATCCACGATGATGTGATCGATAGTTCCCCGACCCGTCGCGGCTCAATTTCGATCCAAGAACAATTCGGGCAGAGTACTGCTGTCTATTCCGGTGATTATTTATTTATTGTTTGTTTTAGACTGATGTCGAAATATGCAGGTGATTTTCGTGGTATTGAGCGCTACAGTCAGCATATGGAAGCAATTTTAAATGGTGAGATGGCACAAACATCCGAGCGCTATGACGTCAATATTTCGATCGATCAATATTTTAAACAAGTTTCCGGAAAAACCGGTCAGCTGTTTTCATTAGCAGCCTTTTTAGGTGCCTACGAAAGTGGTAATACAATTGCATTTGCCAAGAGAGCTGAACAGATCGGTCTTAAAATCGGCATTGCTTTTCAGCTGCTTGATGATATTTTAGATTATACGGATACGAGTCAAGAAATCGGTAAGCCGATTCATAAAGATATTCGCGAGGGTATTTATTCAGCACCTTTGATTTTGGCCATGGCTCAAGATCGGACAGCTCTTGTGCCGCTATTGAAAAAACAAGCTCAAATAAACGACCAGGACCTTCTGATCGCTATCAAACTGGTGATCAAGCTCGGTGGTATCAAACAAGCCAAGACAATCGCTGACAACTACACACAAGAAGCTTTGATCGGTTTAAAAGAATTACCCGATCTTCCGGCCAAAAAAATTTTAATCGAAATCACAAGTGCTTTGTTGGAACGGCGATTTTAAAATGACGATTCTGCAAGTGAAAAACTTAAACTACCATTATTCTCAAATGACTAAAGCAAGTATCTCAAAACTGAATTTTTCATTAAATTCAGGAGAGTGGCTGACGATTTTAGGAAAAAATGGTTCTGGTAAAAGTACTTTAGTTCACCTATTAGACGGCCTGCTATTAGCTGATTCTGGGCAAATTATCATTGATGGTCAAATTCTGAGCAAAGAGAATATTTGGTCGATAAGAAAGAAGATCGGTATTGTTTTTCAAAACCCTGATAATCAATTTGTTGGCGAAACAGTGCTGGATGATGTTGCTTTTGGTATGGAAAATAATGCTGTTACTCGTAAACTAATGTTTCAAAGAGCCAACGATGCGCTCCAAAAGGTTAATATGGCAGCCTTTGCAGATCGGCAACCAGCTCGCCTATCTGGTGGCCAAAAACAACGAGTTGCCATTGCTGGTGTGCTTGTGTTGAACCCAAAGATTCTAATTTTAGACGAAGCGACCAGTATGCTAGATCCAATTGGTCGACAAGAGGTTTGGCAAACTATTAAAAAACTGAGAGAAAATCATCAGCTCACAGTCATTTCTATTAGTCATGATTTAACGGAAATGGCCTTATCAGATCGCGTAATTGTTCTAAATGACGGAAAAATAACTTTTGATGGCAAAGCAAAAGCGCTTTTTTTAAAAGACAAACTGCTAAATGATAATGGCTTAAAACTGCCCTTTTTATCACAATTAGTCAAGGATCTACGCCAAAATAAAATCATGCCATCAGGCAACTTTAAAAACGGGAAGGAGCTTGCAGCACTCATATGGAAATCATTTTCAAGCATGTAGCTTATAGTTATCAAACTCATACACCCTTTCAAAATAATGCTTTGGAAGATATTAATTTTGAAATCGCAAGCGGCTCTTTTACATCAATTATCGGTTCGACCGGTAGCGGAAAATCGACTGTGCTGCAATTGATCGATGGCTTGATCGAACCAACTGGCGGCAGCCTTGCAGTTGGTGATTATTATTTTGATCAGATGACTCATTTAAAAAAATTAAAAAATCTGCGACAAAAAATAGGTTTTATTTTTCAGTTTGCTGAAAATCAATTATTTGAAGAAAC is part of the Oenococcus sicerae genome and encodes:
- a CDS encoding NusG domain II-containing protein, whose translation is MIKPLDFLIVLSLILLSFAPLIIFSYQEQSRQTVGRQIILTAVISHAGKVVRRIQLTDHKGITKYRFTNGEAFNDVVATGKKIKIVEANCPDQICVNHASIDRAGESIVCLPHKLIVEIRSSNGKNTGGLVN
- a CDS encoding Gx transporter family protein, coding for MNYSSDKTRQYIYISLLCAQGVIIGLIERMIPFPFAFAPGAKLGLANIITILSLYTLPVSESFLLMMMRLILTSLLGGTMSTFLYSATGAGLSWIGMLLIKQLGNKHVSMIGISAAGGILFNVGQLTVASWIAGSWTVMLYMPVLSFIGILAGIAVGIIANFLFEHVATLSRLRFEFKQPKKRTQA
- a CDS encoding polyprenyl synthetase family protein; translated protein: MKINAIWDQYPMIKDELGQTLDLMAQNIRADNQPIAQAILHMVGSGGKLLRPAYLLLFSMFKATDRHKMIALAAAVETLHTATLIHDDVIDSSPTRRGSISIQEQFGQSTAVYSGDYLFIVCFRLMSKYAGDFRGIERYSQHMEAILNGEMAQTSERYDVNISIDQYFKQVSGKTGQLFSLAAFLGAYESGNTIAFAKRAEQIGLKIGIAFQLLDDILDYTDTSQEIGKPIHKDIREGIYSAPLILAMAQDRTALVPLLKKQAQINDQDLLIAIKLVIKLGGIKQAKTIADNYTQEALIGLKELPDLPAKKILIEITSALLERRF
- a CDS encoding energy-coupling factor transporter ATPase, whose protein sequence is MTILQVKNLNYHYSQMTKASISKLNFSLNSGEWLTILGKNGSGKSTLVHLLDGLLLADSGQIIIDGQILSKENIWSIRKKIGIVFQNPDNQFVGETVLDDVAFGMENNAVTRKLMFQRANDALQKVNMAAFADRQPARLSGGQKQRVAIAGVLVLNPKILILDEATSMLDPIGRQEVWQTIKKLRENHQLTVISISHDLTEMALSDRVIVLNDGKITFDGKAKALFLKDKLLNDNGLKLPFLSQLVKDLRQNKIMPSGNFKNGKELAALIWKSFSSM